One Streptomyces drozdowiczii DNA segment encodes these proteins:
- a CDS encoding NADP-dependent isocitrate dehydrogenase → MTDSTIIYTHTDEAPALATYSFLPVIEAYASKAGVTVESRDISLAGRIIAGFPERLREDQRIDDALAELGELATTPGANIIKLPNISASIPQLKAAIAELQAQGYALPDYPDDPKTDEDKDVRARYDKVKGSAVNPVLREGNSDRRAPASVKNYAKTHPHRMGAWTADSKTNVATMGVDDFRSTEKSAVIAEAGNLRIELAGDDGTTTVLRESVPVLAGEVVDASVMRVAALREFITAQIARAKAEGVLFSVHLKATMMKVSDPIIFGHVVRAFFPKTFAEYGDVLAAAGLTPNDGLGGILKGLEALPEGAKIKESFEAELAEGPALAMVDSDKGITNLHVPSDVIVDASMPAMIRTSGHMWGPDGNEADTIAVLPDSSYAGVYQVVIDDCRANGAFDPATMGSVPNVGLMAQKAEEYGSHDKTFEIPATGTVRVVDAAGNAVLEQAVGAGDIFRMCQTKDLPIQDWVKLAVTRARATGSPAVFWLDADRAHDAKLIEKVRTYLAEHDTEGLRIEIMTPQEATAFSLERIRRGEDTISVTGNVLRDYLTDLFPILELGTSAKMLSVVPLMNGGGLFETGAGGSAPKHVQQLVKEDYLRWDSLGEFLALAVSFEHLAQTTGNARAQVLADTLDRATATFLNEDKSPSRRLGGIDNRGSHFYLSLYWAQELAQQNADAELAAAFAPLAKTLAEQEQTIVDELIAVQGKPADIGGYYQPDPAKAAAVMRPSATFNQAIASLA, encoded by the coding sequence GTGACTGACTCGACCATCATCTATACACACACCGACGAGGCCCCGGCCCTGGCGACGTATTCGTTCCTGCCCGTGATCGAGGCGTACGCCTCCAAGGCCGGTGTCACCGTCGAGAGCCGGGACATCTCCCTGGCGGGCCGGATCATCGCCGGCTTCCCCGAGCGCCTCCGCGAGGACCAGCGCATCGACGACGCTCTCGCCGAGCTCGGCGAGCTGGCCACCACCCCGGGCGCCAACATCATCAAGCTGCCGAACATCTCGGCCTCCATCCCGCAGCTGAAGGCCGCGATCGCCGAGCTCCAGGCCCAGGGCTACGCCCTCCCGGACTACCCGGACGACCCGAAGACCGACGAGGACAAGGACGTCCGCGCCCGTTACGACAAGGTCAAGGGCAGCGCCGTCAACCCGGTCCTGCGCGAGGGCAACTCCGACCGCCGCGCCCCCGCGTCGGTCAAGAACTACGCCAAGACCCACCCGCACCGCATGGGCGCCTGGACCGCCGACTCGAAGACCAACGTCGCCACCATGGGCGTCGACGACTTCCGTTCCACCGAGAAGTCCGCGGTCATCGCCGAGGCCGGCAACCTGCGCATCGAGCTCGCCGGTGACGACGGCACCACCACCGTCCTGCGCGAGTCCGTCCCGGTCCTCGCGGGCGAGGTCGTGGACGCGTCCGTCATGCGCGTCGCCGCCCTGCGCGAGTTCATCACCGCCCAGATCGCCCGCGCCAAGGCCGAGGGCGTCCTGTTCTCCGTGCACCTCAAGGCCACGATGATGAAGGTCTCCGACCCGATCATCTTCGGCCACGTCGTACGCGCCTTCTTCCCGAAGACCTTCGCCGAGTACGGTGACGTGCTCGCCGCGGCCGGCCTGACCCCGAACGACGGTCTGGGCGGCATCCTCAAGGGCCTGGAGGCCCTGCCCGAGGGCGCGAAGATCAAGGAGTCCTTCGAGGCCGAGCTGGCCGAGGGCCCGGCCCTCGCCATGGTCGACTCCGACAAGGGCATCACCAACCTGCACGTCCCCAGCGACGTCATCGTCGACGCCTCCATGCCGGCCATGATCCGCACCTCCGGCCACATGTGGGGCCCGGACGGCAACGAGGCCGACACCATCGCCGTCCTGCCGGACAGCAGCTACGCCGGTGTCTACCAGGTCGTCATCGACGACTGCCGCGCCAACGGCGCCTTCGACCCGGCCACGATGGGCTCCGTGCCCAACGTCGGCCTCATGGCGCAGAAGGCCGAGGAGTACGGCAGCCACGACAAGACCTTCGAGATCCCCGCCACCGGCACCGTCCGCGTCGTGGACGCGGCCGGCAACGCCGTCCTGGAGCAGGCCGTCGGCGCCGGCGACATCTTCCGCATGTGCCAGACCAAGGACCTGCCGATCCAGGACTGGGTCAAGCTCGCCGTCACCCGCGCCCGCGCGACCGGCAGCCCGGCCGTCTTCTGGCTCGACGCGGACCGCGCGCACGACGCGAAGCTCATCGAGAAGGTCCGGACGTACCTCGCCGAGCACGACACCGAGGGCCTCCGGATCGAGATCATGACCCCGCAGGAGGCCACCGCCTTCTCCCTGGAGCGCATCCGCCGCGGCGAGGACACCATCTCCGTCACCGGCAACGTGCTCCGCGACTACCTGACGGACCTCTTCCCGATCCTGGAGCTCGGCACCAGCGCGAAGATGCTCTCCGTCGTCCCGCTGATGAACGGCGGCGGCCTCTTCGAGACGGGCGCCGGCGGCTCCGCGCCGAAGCACGTGCAGCAGCTCGTCAAGGAGGACTACCTGCGCTGGGACAGCCTGGGCGAGTTCCTGGCCCTCGCCGTCAGCTTCGAGCACCTCGCGCAGACCACGGGCAACGCCCGCGCCCAGGTCCTCGCCGACACGCTGGACCGGGCCACGGCCACGTTCCTCAACGAGGACAAGTCGCCCTCCCGCCGCCTCGGTGGCATCGACAACCGCGGCAGCCACTTCTACCTGTCCCTCTACTGGGCCCAGGAGCTGGCGCAGCAGAACGCCGACGCCGAGCTCGCCGCCGCGTTCGCCCCGCTCGCCAAGACGCTGGCCGAGCAGGAGCAGACGATCGTGGACGAGCTGATCGCGGTCCAGGGCAAGCCGGCCGACATCGGCGGCTACTACCAGCCCGACCCGGCCAAGGCCGCGGCCGTCATGCGCCCGTCCGCGACGTTCAACCAGGCGATCGCGAGCCTCGCCTGA
- a CDS encoding glutathione S-transferase family protein, whose translation MNDSAGTDGNSSYGHKPFKRSRSHFADRVTADGRDGWPVEAGRYRLVASRACPWASRALVSRRLLGLEDALSLAVADPLQDDRSWRFTLDPDGRDPVLGIRYLSEAYDARERDYPGGVSVPAIVDVPSGKLVTNDYQQITLDLATEWTALHRPGAPDLYPEPLRAEIDEVMEGIYRDVNNGVYRAGFADGQDTYEEAYEALFRRLEQMSERLADRRYLVGDTITEADIRFFTTLVRFDAVYHGHFKCNRRKLSEDPVLWAYARDLYQTPGFGDTVDFHHIKQHYYRVHTGINPTGIVPAGPDLSGWLTPHHREQLGGRPFGDGTPPGPVPENEAIPTAHQP comes from the coding sequence ATGAACGACTCCGCCGGCACCGACGGCAACAGCTCGTACGGTCACAAGCCCTTCAAGCGCTCCCGCAGCCACTTCGCGGACCGCGTCACCGCCGACGGCCGCGACGGCTGGCCCGTCGAGGCGGGCCGCTACCGGCTCGTCGCCAGCCGGGCCTGCCCCTGGGCCAGCCGCGCCCTGGTCTCCCGCCGGCTGCTCGGCCTGGAGGACGCGCTCTCGCTCGCCGTCGCCGACCCGCTCCAGGACGACCGCAGCTGGCGCTTCACGCTCGACCCGGATGGCCGGGACCCGGTGCTCGGCATCCGCTACCTCAGCGAGGCGTACGACGCCCGCGAGCGCGACTACCCGGGCGGCGTCAGCGTCCCGGCGATCGTCGACGTACCCAGCGGGAAGCTGGTCACCAACGACTACCAGCAGATCACCCTGGACCTCGCCACCGAGTGGACCGCCCTGCACCGCCCCGGCGCGCCCGACCTCTACCCCGAGCCGCTGCGCGCGGAGATCGACGAGGTCATGGAGGGCATCTACCGGGACGTCAACAACGGGGTGTACCGCGCCGGGTTCGCGGACGGCCAGGACACCTACGAGGAGGCGTACGAGGCGCTGTTCCGCCGCCTTGAGCAGATGTCCGAGCGGCTCGCGGACCGGCGCTACCTCGTCGGGGACACCATCACCGAGGCCGACATCCGGTTCTTCACCACCCTGGTCCGCTTCGACGCCGTCTACCACGGCCACTTCAAGTGCAACCGCCGGAAGCTCTCCGAGGACCCGGTGCTGTGGGCGTACGCCAGGGACCTCTACCAGACCCCCGGGTTCGGGGACACGGTCGACTTCCACCACATCAAGCAGCACTACTACCGGGTGCACACCGGCATCAACCCGACCGGCATCGTGCCCGCGGGCCCCGACCTCTCCGGCTGGCTGACCCCGCACCACCGCGAACAGCTCGGCGGCCGCCCCTTCGGCGACGGCACCCCGCCCGGACCCGTGCCGGAGAACGAGGCGATCCCCACCGCCCACCAGCCCTAG
- the scpA gene encoding methylmalonyl-CoA mutase, which produces MRIPDFSDIGLGPGSAPEVTEDQWRAAVKESSGSSAGDLLWETPEGIAVKPLYTGHDVEGLDFLGTYPGIAPYLRGPYPTMYVNQPWTIRQYAGFSTAEESNAFYRRNLAAGQKGLSVAFDLPTHRGYDSDHPRVTGDVGMAGVAIDSIYDMRQLFDGIPLDRMSVSMTMNGAVLPVLALYIVAAEEQGVPPEKLAGTIQNDILKEFMVRNTYIYPPKPSMRIISDIFSYTSQKMPRYNSISISGYHIQEAGATADLELAYTLADGVEYLRAGQNAGLDVDAFAPRLSFFWAIGMNFFMEIAKLRAARLLWAKLVQQFDPKNAKSLSLRTHSQTSGWSLTAQDVFNNVTRTCVEAMAATQGHTQSLHTNALDEALALPTDFSARIARNTQLLLQQESGTGRVIDPWGGSAYVEKLTYDLARRAWQHIEEVEAAGGMAKAIDAGIPKLRIEEAAARTQARIDSGRQPVIGVNKYRVETDEQIDVLKVDNTSVRAQQIEKLRRLREERDEQACQDALRALTAAAERDPGPGLEGNLLALAVDAARAMATVGEISDALEKVYGRHAGQIRTISGVYRNEAGESPSVDRTRALVDAFEEAEGRRPRILVAKMGQDGHDRGQKVIATAFADLGFDVDVGPLFQTPGEVARQAVEADVHIVGVSSLAAGHLTLVPALREELAAEGREDIMIVVGGVIPPQDVDALLEAGAAAVFPPGTVIPEAAHDLVTRLGSALGHEL; this is translated from the coding sequence ATGCGTATCCCCGACTTCTCCGACATCGGGCTCGGGCCGGGCAGCGCCCCCGAGGTCACCGAGGACCAGTGGCGCGCCGCGGTCAAGGAATCCTCCGGCAGCTCGGCGGGCGACCTGCTGTGGGAGACCCCGGAAGGCATCGCGGTCAAGCCGCTGTACACCGGGCACGACGTGGAGGGCCTGGACTTCCTCGGCACGTACCCGGGGATCGCGCCGTATCTGCGGGGCCCGTATCCGACGATGTACGTGAACCAGCCGTGGACGATCCGGCAGTACGCGGGTTTCTCGACGGCCGAGGAGTCCAACGCCTTCTACCGGCGCAACCTGGCGGCGGGCCAGAAGGGCCTTTCGGTCGCCTTCGACCTGCCCACGCACCGCGGGTACGACAGCGACCACCCCCGCGTGACGGGCGATGTCGGCATGGCGGGCGTGGCGATCGACTCGATCTACGACATGCGCCAGCTCTTCGACGGCATCCCGCTCGACCGGATGTCCGTCTCGATGACGATGAACGGGGCCGTGCTGCCGGTCCTCGCGCTGTACATCGTCGCCGCCGAGGAACAGGGCGTACCGCCCGAGAAGCTGGCCGGGACCATTCAGAACGACATTCTGAAGGAGTTCATGGTCCGCAACACCTATATCTATCCGCCGAAGCCGTCGATGCGGATCATCTCCGACATCTTCTCGTACACCTCGCAGAAGATGCCGCGCTACAACTCGATCTCCATCTCCGGCTACCACATCCAGGAGGCCGGGGCGACGGCCGATCTGGAGCTGGCCTACACCCTGGCCGACGGCGTCGAGTACCTGCGCGCGGGGCAGAACGCGGGGCTCGACGTCGACGCGTTCGCCCCACGGTTGTCCTTCTTCTGGGCGATCGGCATGAACTTCTTCATGGAGATCGCGAAACTGCGCGCCGCCCGCCTGCTCTGGGCCAAGCTCGTGCAGCAGTTCGACCCGAAGAACGCCAAATCACTCTCCCTGCGCACCCACTCGCAGACCTCGGGGTGGTCGCTGACCGCGCAGGACGTCTTCAACAACGTCACCCGCACCTGTGTGGAGGCGATGGCCGCCACGCAGGGCCACACCCAGTCGCTGCACACCAATGCCCTGGATGAGGCGCTGGCCCTGCCCACCGACTTCTCCGCCCGCATCGCCCGCAACACCCAGCTCCTCCTTCAGCAGGAGTCCGGGACCGGGCGGGTCATCGATCCGTGGGGCGGCAGCGCGTACGTGGAGAAGCTGACGTACGACCTGGCGCGGCGGGCCTGGCAGCACATCGAGGAGGTCGAGGCCGCAGGCGGCATGGCCAAGGCCATCGACGCCGGCATTCCCAAGCTCCGCATCGAGGAGGCCGCCGCCCGCACCCAGGCCCGCATCGACTCCGGCCGCCAGCCCGTCATCGGCGTCAACAAATACCGCGTCGAGACCGACGAGCAGATCGACGTCCTCAAGGTCGACAACACCTCCGTCCGCGCCCAGCAGATCGAGAAGCTGCGCCGACTGCGCGAGGAACGCGACGAACAGGCGTGCCAGGACGCGCTGCGCGCGCTGACCGCCGCCGCCGAGCGCGATCCGGGCCCCGGCCTGGAGGGCAATCTGCTGGCCCTCGCCGTGGACGCGGCGCGCGCGATGGCGACCGTGGGCGAGATCTCGGACGCCCTGGAGAAGGTCTATGGCCGCCACGCGGGCCAGATCCGTACGATCTCCGGTGTGTACCGCAACGAGGCAGGGGAGTCGCCGTCCGTGGACCGCACCCGCGCGCTGGTCGACGCGTTCGAGGAGGCCGAGGGTCGGCGTCCGCGCATCCTGGTCGCCAAGATGGGCCAGGACGGGCACGACCGGGGCCAGAAGGTGATCGCGACCGCCTTCGCCGACCTCGGCTTCGACGTGGACGTCGGCCCGCTCTTCCAGACCCCGGGCGAGGTCGCCCGGCAGGCGGTCGAGGCGGACGTGCACATCGTGGGCGTCTCGTCCCTGGCCGCCGGCCACCTCACCCTCGTCCCCGCGCTCCGCGAGGAGCTGGCCGCCGAGGGGCGCGAGGACATCATGATCGTGGTGGGCGGGGTGATTCCGCCGCAGGACGTGGACGCGCTCCTGGAGGCGGGAGCCGCAGCCGTGTTCCCGCCCGGGACCGTGATCCCGGAGGCGGCCCACGACCTGGTGACGCGGCTCGGGTCCGCGCTCGGCCACGAGCTGTGA
- the ctaD gene encoding aa3-type cytochrome oxidase subunit I, with the protein MTTTGTPGTAEDEESYSNELPVRSREPGNVVIKWATTTDHKTIGTLYLVTSFAFFLGGGLLALFMRAELARPGMQIMSNEQYNQAFTMHGTIMLLMFATPLFAGFTNWIMPLQIGAPDVAFPRLNMFAYWLYLFGSLIAVAGFLTPNGAADFGWFAYSPLTDVVRSPGIGGDLWIMGLAFSGFGTILGSVNFVTTIICMRAPGMTMFRMPIFVWNVLLTAVLVLLAFPVLAGALLALEADRKFGAHVFDAANGGALLWQHLFWFFGHPEVYIIALPFFGIVTEIIPVFSRKPIFGYIGLVGATTAIAGLSITVWAHHMYVTGGVLLPFFSFMTFLIAVPTGVKFFNWIGTMWRGSLSFETPMLWSVGFLVTFLFGGLTGVILASPPLDFHVSDSYFVVAHFHYVVFGTVVFAMFAGFHFWWPKFTGKLLDERLGKITFWTLFVGFHGTFLVQHWLGAEGMPRRYADYLAADGFTALNTISTIASFLLGLSMLPFIYNVWKTAKYGKKIEVDDPWGYGRSLEWATSCPPPRHNFVTLPRIRSESPAFDLHHPAVRELEEAATRPHTAMTVAPGDKQE; encoded by the coding sequence GTGACGACGACGGGCACACCAGGTACGGCCGAGGACGAGGAGTCGTACTCCAACGAGCTGCCGGTGCGCAGCAGGGAGCCCGGCAACGTCGTCATCAAGTGGGCGACCACCACCGACCACAAGACGATCGGCACGCTCTACCTGGTCACCTCGTTCGCGTTCTTCCTCGGCGGCGGGCTGCTCGCCCTGTTCATGCGCGCCGAACTGGCCCGGCCGGGCATGCAGATCATGTCGAACGAGCAGTACAACCAGGCGTTCACGATGCACGGCACGATCATGCTGCTGATGTTCGCGACGCCCCTGTTCGCCGGCTTCACGAACTGGATCATGCCACTCCAGATCGGCGCGCCCGACGTGGCGTTCCCCCGGCTGAACATGTTCGCCTACTGGCTCTACCTGTTCGGCTCGCTCATCGCGGTGGCCGGCTTCCTCACGCCGAACGGCGCCGCCGACTTCGGCTGGTTCGCCTACTCGCCGCTGACCGACGTGGTCCGCTCGCCCGGCATCGGCGGCGACCTGTGGATCATGGGCCTGGCCTTCTCCGGGTTCGGCACGATTCTCGGCTCGGTCAACTTCGTCACCACGATCATCTGCATGCGCGCCCCCGGCATGACGATGTTCCGGATGCCGATCTTCGTCTGGAACGTCCTGCTGACCGCCGTGCTGGTGCTGCTGGCGTTCCCGGTCCTCGCCGGGGCGCTCCTGGCGCTCGAGGCGGACCGCAAGTTCGGTGCCCATGTCTTCGACGCGGCCAACGGCGGCGCCTTGCTGTGGCAACACCTCTTCTGGTTCTTCGGCCATCCGGAGGTGTACATCATCGCCCTGCCGTTCTTCGGCATCGTCACCGAGATCATCCCGGTCTTCAGCCGCAAGCCGATCTTCGGCTACATCGGCCTGGTGGGAGCGACGACCGCCATCGCCGGGCTCTCGATCACGGTGTGGGCGCACCACATGTACGTCACCGGCGGTGTGCTCCTGCCGTTCTTCTCCTTCATGACGTTCCTCATCGCGGTGCCCACCGGGGTGAAGTTCTTCAACTGGATCGGCACGATGTGGCGGGGCTCGCTCTCCTTCGAGACCCCGATGCTCTGGTCCGTCGGCTTCCTCGTCACGTTCCTCTTCGGCGGCCTGACCGGGGTGATCCTGGCCTCGCCGCCGCTCGACTTCCACGTCTCGGACTCGTACTTCGTGGTGGCGCACTTCCACTACGTCGTCTTCGGCACCGTCGTCTTCGCGATGTTCGCCGGGTTCCACTTCTGGTGGCCGAAGTTCACCGGGAAGCTGCTGGACGAGCGGCTCGGCAAGATCACCTTCTGGACGCTGTTCGTGGGCTTCCACGGCACGTTCCTGGTGCAGCACTGGCTGGGCGCGGAGGGCATGCCCCGCCGGTACGCGGACTACCTCGCCGCGGATGGCTTCACCGCGCTGAACACCATCTCGACCATCGCCTCCTTCCTGCTCGGCCTGTCGATGCTGCCCTTCATCTACAACGTCTGGAAGACCGCCAAGTACGGCAAGAAGATCGAGGTGGACGACCCGTGGGGCTACGGCCGTTCGCTGGAGTGGGCGACCTCCTGCCCGCCGCCCCGGCACAACTTCGTCACCCTGCCCCGTATCCGCTCCGAGTCCCCGGCCTTCGACCTCCACCACCCCGCCGTACGGGAGCTGGAGGAGGCCGCGACCCGGCCCCACACCGCCATGACGGTGGCACCGGGGGACAAGCAGGAGTGA
- a CDS encoding DUF6325 family protein, which produces MTVGPVEYLVVAFPGSRFTGAIAPALADAVASKAVRILDLTFVQRAEDGTIQAVELDDLDPDDLVSFEPVEGEVSGMLNSEDIRMLGERVPPGSSAALIVWEDLWAVPLAEAVRASGGQVIAHERIPAEVAEAAASAAGHDS; this is translated from the coding sequence GTGACCGTGGGACCTGTGGAATACCTCGTCGTCGCTTTTCCGGGCAGCCGGTTCACCGGCGCCATCGCGCCGGCGCTGGCCGACGCGGTCGCCTCCAAGGCGGTGCGCATCCTCGACCTGACCTTCGTGCAGAGGGCCGAGGACGGCACGATCCAGGCCGTCGAGCTGGACGATCTGGACCCCGACGACCTGGTCTCCTTCGAGCCGGTCGAGGGGGAAGTCAGCGGCATGCTGAACAGCGAGGACATCCGGATGCTCGGCGAGCGCGTTCCGCCGGGCAGCTCCGCCGCGCTCATCGTGTGGGAGGACCTGTGGGCGGTCCCGCTGGCCGAGGCCGTCCGGGCCTCCGGCGGACAGGTCATCGCCCACGAACGGATTCCCGCCGAGGTCGCCGAGGCAGCCGCCTCCGCCGCCGGCCACGACAGCTGA
- a CDS encoding NAD(P)/FAD-dependent oxidoreductase: protein MARPRILVVGAGFAGVECVRRLERGLRPGEADVSLVAPFSYQLYLPLLPQVASGVLTPQSVALSLRRSSRHRTRIIPGGAIGVDPEAKVCVIRKITDEIVNERYDHLVLSPGSVTRTFDIPGLLDHARGMKTLAEAAYVRDHVIAQLDLADASDDEEERASRLQFVVVGGGYAGTETAACLQRLTTSALRHYPRLDPKLVKWHLIDIAPKLMPELGDKLGASALKVLRDRGIEVSLGVSVAEAGPDTVTFTDGRVLPCRTLIWTAGVAASPLVGTFDAETVKGRLAVTPEMVLPGHDGIFALGDVAAVPDLAKGDGAICPPTAQHAQRQGRKLADNLLAKLRNQPLQPYVHKDLGLVVDLGGKDAVSKPLGIEMHGISAQAVARGYHWSALRTNVAKARVMANWLINATAGDDFVRTGFQMRKPATLRDFEYTDSYLTPEQVRKHTAALHTRM, encoded by the coding sequence GTGGCACGACCCAGGATTCTCGTAGTCGGAGCCGGTTTCGCCGGGGTCGAGTGCGTACGCCGTCTGGAGCGGGGGCTGCGGCCCGGAGAAGCGGACGTCTCGCTCGTCGCCCCGTTCTCGTACCAGCTCTACCTGCCCCTGCTGCCCCAGGTGGCGTCCGGTGTGCTGACCCCGCAGTCCGTCGCGCTCTCGCTGCGCCGCAGCAGCCGCCACCGCACCCGGATCATTCCCGGCGGGGCCATCGGCGTGGACCCCGAGGCGAAGGTGTGCGTGATCCGCAAGATCACCGACGAGATCGTCAACGAACGGTACGACCACCTCGTCCTCAGCCCCGGCAGCGTCACCCGGACCTTCGACATCCCCGGGCTCCTCGACCACGCCCGCGGCATGAAGACGCTGGCCGAGGCGGCCTACGTACGCGACCACGTCATCGCGCAGCTCGACCTCGCGGACGCCAGCGACGACGAGGAGGAGCGGGCGTCCCGGCTCCAGTTCGTCGTGGTCGGCGGTGGTTACGCCGGCACCGAGACCGCGGCCTGCCTCCAGCGGCTCACCACCAGCGCGCTGCGGCACTACCCCCGCCTCGACCCGAAGCTCGTCAAGTGGCACCTGATCGACATCGCCCCGAAGCTCATGCCCGAGCTGGGCGACAAGCTGGGTGCCAGCGCCCTCAAGGTGCTGCGCGACCGGGGCATCGAGGTGTCGCTCGGCGTGTCCGTCGCCGAGGCCGGGCCCGACACCGTGACGTTCACCGACGGCCGGGTGCTGCCCTGCCGGACGCTGATCTGGACCGCCGGGGTCGCCGCCAGCCCGCTGGTCGGCACCTTCGACGCGGAGACCGTGAAGGGCCGGCTCGCCGTCACGCCCGAGATGGTGCTGCCGGGCCACGACGGCATCTTCGCGCTCGGCGACGTGGCCGCCGTGCCCGACCTGGCCAAGGGCGACGGCGCGATCTGCCCGCCCACCGCGCAGCACGCGCAGCGCCAGGGCCGCAAGCTCGCCGACAACCTCCTCGCGAAGCTCCGCAACCAGCCGCTCCAGCCGTACGTCCACAAGGACCTGGGGCTCGTCGTGGACCTCGGCGGGAAGGATGCCGTGTCCAAGCCCCTCGGCATCGAGATGCACGGCATCAGCGCCCAGGCGGTGGCGCGCGGCTACCACTGGTCGGCGCTGCGCACCAACGTGGCCAAGGCCCGCGTCATGGCGAACTGGCTGATCAACGCCACCGCCGGTGACGACTTCGTCCGCACCGGCTTCCAGATGCGCAAACCGGCGACGCTGCGGGACTTTGAATACACCGACAGCTACCTGACCCCGGAGCAGGTCCGGAAGCACACCGCCGCCCTCCACACCCGGATGTGA
- the mutA gene encoding methylmalonyl-CoA mutase small subunit, with product MTVQPADGLPLAAGFPDPAHEQWQSLVEGVLRKSGKDVSGPAAEEALSTTVEDGLITRPLYTSRDDAPDAGLPGFAPFTRGSKPEGSTAGGWGVRQRHAFTDPARLNEAVLADLENGVTSLWLAVGGDDGVPVSGLDRALDGVLLDLAPIVLDPGAELDAAATELLRLHAERGVPAGEVRGSLGADPLGRAAREGGEPDLTEAVRWARRCAEEYPGLRAVVVDAMPYHEAGGSAAQELGASLATGVAYLRALTDAGLGVEAACAQLEFRYAATADQFLTIAKMRAARRLWARVAEVCGAPGAGAQRQHAVTSPVMMTRRDPWVNMLRTTLASLGAGVGGADAVTVLPFDHALGLPDAFARRIARNTSTILLEESHLARVIDPAGGSWYVERLTDELAEAAWAFFQEIERAGGQAAALGSGLVEERIAATWAARSKDLARRKEPVTGVSEFPLLTERPVEREPFPAAPARGGLPVVRRDEAFEALRVRSDAHLAATGSRPRVFIAALGPAAVHTARVSFAANLFQAGGVEPVHEPVRVDASTAAEAFAASGADVACLCSSDALYAEQAAEVAAALVAAGARRVYLAGRPGAYDGVDEYVFAGCDAVAVLSSLLDRMGVA from the coding sequence ATGACGGTCCAGCCTGCTGACGGGCTTCCGCTGGCCGCCGGATTCCCTGACCCCGCCCATGAGCAGTGGCAGAGCCTTGTCGAAGGTGTGCTGCGCAAATCGGGCAAGGACGTGTCGGGACCGGCCGCCGAGGAAGCACTGTCCACCACGGTGGAGGACGGGCTCATCACCCGGCCCCTCTACACCTCGCGCGACGACGCGCCCGATGCCGGTCTCCCGGGCTTCGCCCCGTTCACCCGCGGCAGCAAGCCGGAAGGGTCAACGGCGGGCGGCTGGGGCGTACGCCAGCGGCACGCGTTCACCGATCCCGCCCGGCTCAACGAGGCCGTGCTCGCGGATCTGGAGAACGGCGTCACCTCGTTGTGGCTGGCCGTGGGAGGCGACGACGGCGTGCCGGTCTCCGGTCTGGACCGGGCACTCGACGGCGTCCTGCTCGACCTGGCGCCGATCGTCCTGGATCCGGGCGCGGAACTTGATGCCGCGGCAACCGAGTTGCTGCGGCTGCACGCCGAGCGCGGTGTCCCGGCCGGGGAGGTACGGGGCAGCCTCGGCGCCGATCCGCTGGGGCGGGCCGCGCGCGAGGGCGGCGAGCCCGACCTGACGGAGGCCGTCCGCTGGGCGCGCCGGTGCGCCGAGGAGTACCCGGGCCTGCGCGCGGTCGTCGTGGACGCGATGCCGTACCACGAGGCGGGCGGCTCGGCTGCCCAGGAGCTGGGCGCCTCGCTGGCGACGGGCGTCGCCTATCTGCGGGCGCTGACCGACGCCGGGCTCGGCGTCGAAGCGGCGTGCGCGCAGCTGGAGTTCAGGTACGCGGCCACCGCCGACCAGTTCCTGACGATCGCCAAGATGCGGGCGGCACGCCGGCTGTGGGCGCGGGTCGCCGAGGTCTGCGGGGCTCCCGGCGCCGGGGCGCAGCGGCAGCACGCGGTGACGTCGCCGGTCATGATGACGCGGCGCGACCCGTGGGTGAACATGCTGCGGACCACGCTCGCCAGCCTCGGTGCGGGCGTCGGCGGGGCGGACGCGGTGACCGTGCTGCCGTTCGACCACGCGCTGGGCCTGCCCGACGCGTTCGCCAGGCGCATCGCCCGTAACACCTCCACGATCCTCCTCGAGGAGTCGCACCTGGCCCGGGTCATCGACCCGGCGGGCGGGTCCTGGTACGTGGAGCGACTGACCGACGAACTCGCCGAGGCGGCCTGGGCGTTCTTCCAGGAGATCGAGCGGGCGGGCGGTCAGGCGGCCGCGCTGGGCTCGGGTCTTGTCGAGGAGCGGATCGCGGCGACCTGGGCGGCGCGCAGCAAGGACCTGGCGCGGCGCAAGGAGCCGGTGACCGGGGTGAGCGAGTTCCCGCTGCTGACCGAACGACCGGTGGAGCGCGAGCCGTTCCCGGCGGCCCCGGCCCGGGGCGGCCTTCCGGTCGTCCGGCGCGACGAGGCGTTCGAAGCGCTGCGGGTCCGCTCGGACGCCCATCTCGCGGCGACCGGGAGCAGGCCGCGCGTGTTCATCGCCGCGCTGGGCCCGGCGGCGGTGCACACCGCGCGGGTCTCCTTCGCGGCGAACCTCTTCCAGGCGGGCGGCGTCGAGCCGGTGCACGAGCCGGTGCGGGTGGACGCGTCGACGGCGGCCGAGGCGTTCGCCGCCTCGGGGGCGGACGTGGCGTGTCTGTGCTCCAGCGACGCGCTCTACGCCGAACAGGCGGCGGAGGTCGCCGCGGCGCTGGTCGCGGCGGGCGCGCGGCGCGTGTACCTGGCGGGGCGGCCCGGCGCGTACGACGGTGTGGACGAGTACGTCTTCGCCGGCTGCGACGCGGTGGCCGTGCTCTCTTCCCTTCTCGACCGGATGGGTGTGGCGTAA